In Paracoccus methylovorus, a genomic segment contains:
- a CDS encoding TetR/AcrR family transcriptional regulator, translated as MARPRQYDPNELHARCVEVARQLLEQGGPEALTARALASGVGVTPGTIYNLFRNMSAVLHEVNRHTFTELAQAIDAVSVANPQERLHALAEVYLGFMLARKVVWRGLFEGPRVTESFPDWYLALIDGLIDRIAAPLAMLEPQSSPRLLAEQLFLSVHGIVALAASDRLDLVTRQDPHALAQADVDRMVAAIRAGAV; from the coding sequence ATGGCACGACCCCGACAGTATGACCCGAATGAGCTGCACGCCCGATGCGTCGAGGTTGCACGGCAGTTGCTGGAACAGGGCGGCCCCGAGGCTTTGACCGCACGGGCGCTGGCATCGGGCGTGGGGGTAACGCCCGGCACGATCTACAACCTGTTTCGGAATATGAGCGCCGTCCTGCATGAGGTGAACCGCCACACCTTCACCGAACTGGCGCAGGCCATCGACGCGGTAAGCGTTGCCAACCCCCAGGAACGGCTGCACGCGCTGGCCGAGGTTTACCTTGGCTTCATGCTGGCCCGAAAAGTCGTCTGGCGCGGATTGTTCGAGGGCCCCCGTGTCACCGAAAGCTTTCCCGACTGGTATCTGGCACTCATCGACGGGCTGATCGACCGCATTGCCGCCCCGCTGGCCATGCTGGAACCGCAATCCTCTCCGCGCTTGCTGGCCGAGCAACTGTTCCTGTCGGTGCACGGCATCGTGGCGCTGGCTGCCAGCGACCGGCTGGATCTGGTCACGCGGCAAGACCCACATGCCTTGGCACAGGCGGATGTGGATCGCATGGTCGCGGCAATCCGTGCGGGGGCCGTATGA
- a CDS encoding 3-oxoacyl-ACP synthase III family protein: protein MSRTDQTPTINMTITGTGSYLPCKVLTSAAIDARMGWQDGTCQSRYGIVARHVAAGEETSSLMASKAAHRAMEMAGCRPQDLDLILGACGVMEQPIPSTAVLVQEKLGLGRTGIPAYDVNATCLSFLQALDVAALHIQCGRARRVLVFSADIASVGLDWNHPEAAAIFGDGAAAVVLEAGGTGGILAQDFCTFAHGHDACVLAAGGTRVNPARGIAPGEDRFRMDGGKAFRVASRHLPLFLARLLRRAGVTMDKIGCVIPHQASALALRHAVENLRLASDKVIDIFALTGNQIAASIPVALDHAVRSGRLRRGNTALLLGTSAGISIGGAMVRF, encoded by the coding sequence ATGTCCCGCACTGACCAAACCCCGACAATCAACATGACCATCACGGGAACTGGCAGCTATCTTCCCTGCAAGGTCCTGACCTCTGCCGCAATCGATGCGCGGATGGGTTGGCAGGATGGGACCTGCCAAAGCCGATACGGGATCGTCGCGCGCCATGTCGCGGCAGGGGAGGAGACCAGTTCCCTCATGGCGAGCAAGGCTGCGCATCGCGCGATGGAGATGGCCGGCTGCCGGCCGCAGGATCTGGACCTGATCCTCGGCGCCTGCGGGGTGATGGAGCAGCCCATCCCCTCGACAGCGGTGCTGGTTCAGGAAAAGCTGGGACTGGGGCGGACGGGTATCCCGGCCTATGACGTGAATGCGACCTGTCTCAGCTTTTTGCAGGCGCTGGATGTGGCGGCCTTGCATATCCAATGCGGCAGGGCGCGGCGGGTGCTGGTGTTTTCAGCCGATATCGCCTCGGTCGGGCTGGACTGGAACCACCCCGAGGCCGCAGCGATCTTTGGCGACGGCGCGGCGGCGGTCGTCCTTGAGGCGGGTGGAACGGGCGGGATACTGGCGCAGGACTTTTGCACCTTTGCCCATGGGCATGACGCATGCGTGCTGGCGGCGGGCGGCACCCGGGTCAACCCGGCGCGCGGTATCGCACCGGGCGAAGACCGGTTTCGCATGGATGGCGGCAAGGCGTTCCGCGTTGCCTCGCGTCACCTGCCGCTGTTTCTGGCACGGCTGCTGCGCCGGGCCGGTGTGACGATGGACAAGATCGGATGCGTTATCCCGCATCAGGCCAGTGCGCTGGCGCTGCGTCACGCGGTCGAGAACCTGCGTCTGGCATCGGACAAGGTGATCGACATATTCGCGCTGACCGGCAACCAGATCGCCGCCTCGATCCCCGTGGCTCTGGATCACGCGGTGCGCTCGGGTCGCTTGCGGCGGGGGAATACGGCGCTGTTGCTGGGCACTTCGGCCGGGATCTCGATCGGCGGCGCGATGGTGCGGTTTTGA
- a CDS encoding NAD-dependent epimerase/dehydratase family protein, translating into MRRALVTGASGCLGRALVEELQEQGWQVRTTARSQVDLPDFRAVDLVCDDLRPLVAGMDTVFHCAALSSAWGTRAAFHAANVLATRRLLDAAEQVGVERLVFASSPSIYADGTDRLDLPEHAPLPARPLSLYAESKRKAEAMVLGHNGGMNCTAIRPRAIYGRHDRALLPRLIGAMRQGRVPMIRGGRALIDLTHRHDAARAMILAASGPRGGVWNITSGQRFRFCDLVDLIARESGLRFRRLHLPYGLARGLAVVSESMARLRGGAEPRLTRQAVASLGTSLTLDISAARRELGYCPAVRFEEGVAECFA; encoded by the coding sequence TTGAGACGCGCTCTGGTGACCGGGGCCAGCGGCTGCCTTGGCCGCGCGCTGGTCGAAGAGTTGCAAGAGCAGGGCTGGCAGGTCCGCACGACCGCGCGCAGCCAGGTTGATCTGCCGGATTTCCGCGCCGTCGATCTGGTTTGCGACGATCTGCGCCCGCTGGTGGCTGGAATGGATACGGTATTTCACTGTGCGGCGCTAAGTTCGGCATGGGGCACACGGGCAGCGTTTCATGCCGCGAACGTGTTGGCCACCCGACGCCTGCTGGATGCGGCAGAGCAGGTGGGTGTCGAACGCTTGGTCTTTGCATCTTCGCCCAGCATCTATGCCGATGGCACCGACCGGCTGGACCTGCCCGAGCACGCCCCTTTGCCAGCGCGGCCGCTGTCGCTTTACGCCGAAAGCAAGCGCAAGGCCGAGGCGATGGTGCTTGGACACAACGGCGGTATGAACTGCACCGCCATCCGCCCCCGTGCCATCTATGGCCGCCATGACCGCGCCCTGCTGCCGCGTCTGATCGGCGCCATGCGGCAGGGACGGGTGCCGATGATCCGGGGTGGGCGGGCTTTGATCGACCTGACGCACAGACACGACGCGGCCCGGGCGATGATCCTTGCGGCGTCCGGTCCCCGAGGAGGGGTCTGGAACATCACCTCGGGCCAGCGTTTCCGCTTTTGCGATCTGGTCGATCTGATTGCGCGGGAAAGCGGGCTGCGCTTTCGGCGGCTGCACCTGCCTTACGGGCTGGCGCGTGGGCTGGCGGTCGTTTCGGAAAGCATGGCGCGGCTGCGCGGAGGGGCTGAGCCCCGGCTGACGCGGCAGGCCGTTGCCTCGCTGGGGACCAGCCTGACGCTGGATATCTCGGCCGCAAGGCGCGAGCTTGGCTATTGCCCCGCAGTCCGGTTCGAGGAGGGGGTGGCTGAATGCTTTGCCTGA
- a CDS encoding MBL fold metallo-hydrolase, giving the protein MLCLTTLRIGECRAPAWGAGLRGRGFATFPALVTLIRTETATVLVDGGYGPAFFKATARFPARFYRWLTPVRLPEDQWLSRQLPCVPDMVLLTHMHADHVSGLMELPEGVPVRASRQAIAHLRGLSDWQALRAACPAGLRDAVLARDPQPVEDGPLVPTGLPGFPEGHDILGDGRLIAIPLPGHGIGQIGLWIPEAARFLIADAAYSRASLRENRLPPGPVLARLGDAEAYRDTFARLRALMHSRPEIIFDPSHCPETAP; this is encoded by the coding sequence ATGCTTTGCCTGACCACGCTGCGGATTGGGGAATGCCGTGCGCCTGCATGGGGTGCGGGACTGCGGGGCAGGGGTTTTGCTACCTTCCCGGCTCTGGTCACGCTGATCAGGACCGAAACCGCGACGGTGCTGGTCGATGGCGGCTATGGTCCGGCATTCTTCAAGGCGACGGCTCGATTTCCCGCCCGCTTTTATCGCTGGCTGACCCCGGTGCGCCTGCCCGAAGATCAGTGGCTGTCCCGGCAGTTGCCCTGCGTGCCGGATATGGTGCTGCTGACCCATATGCATGCCGATCATGTCTCGGGGTTGATGGAGCTGCCGGAGGGCGTGCCGGTGCGTGCATCGCGGCAGGCCATTGCCCATCTGCGCGGATTGTCGGATTGGCAGGCACTTCGCGCGGCCTGCCCGGCAGGTTTGCGCGACGCCGTTCTTGCCCGCGATCCGCAGCCGGTCGAGGACGGTCCTTTGGTCCCGACCGGCCTGCCGGGTTTCCCCGAAGGTCACGACATACTTGGCGATGGCCGTTTGATCGCGATCCCGCTGCCCGGTCATGGGATCGGACAGATCGGGCTGTGGATCCCCGAGGCCGCGCGTTTCCTGATCGCCGATGCCGCCTATAGCCGGGCCAGCCTGCGTGAAAATCGCCTGCCGCCGGGCCCGGTTCTGGCGCGTCTGGGCGATGCGGAAGCCTATCGCGACACTTTCGCCAGACTGCGCGCGCTGATGCATAGCCGGCCCGAGATCATCTTTGACCCTTCGCATTGCCCCGAGACCGCGCCATGA
- a CDS encoding F390 synthetase-related protein, whose translation MSLTAFLSSRYAAFPSRDAIEMHQAAAFRRFRARAMPRSPFYRDMADLPLDRLPRMDKARLMENFSRVNTCGIDREAAFQAAIRAEGSRDFRPMIGNVSVGLSTGTSGQRGLFLATPRERRLWAAIMLGRFWPNLARPQRVAFFMRADNALYRSISNPLVRFGFFDLLSPFEAQIPRLAALNPTVLIAPARQLGLLAQMQAAGELALTPSRVISVAETLSPEDAQAIRSAFDRPVDQVYQATEGVLAMTCRAGNLHLNERWLRIDREVIDAETGAFCPIIHDFTRESLPILNYRLNDVLVPDPRPCPCGCASTRIARIEGREDDMLWWRSGRSRRMVSAEAIRTTIACLPQSLRDYRVIQQGEELHLWLEGAGVGADGALSTAFEDLAKRLDCALPRLVFHNGLPDERDEKKRRRIKVLPGAASLGPPDQETPLSDLRSGKTIPVVSRSAASSASPG comes from the coding sequence ATGAGCCTGACCGCCTTTCTGAGCAGCCGCTATGCCGCCTTCCCCTCTCGCGATGCGATCGAGATGCATCAGGCCGCCGCCTTCCGCCGGTTTCGCGCGCGGGCCATGCCACGCTCGCCCTTTTACCGCGACATGGCGGACCTGCCGCTGGACCGGTTGCCGCGCATGGACAAAGCGCGGCTGATGGAGAACTTCTCACGTGTCAACACCTGCGGGATCGACCGCGAGGCCGCGTTTCAGGCGGCGATCCGGGCCGAGGGCAGCCGTGATTTCCGCCCGATGATCGGCAATGTCTCGGTCGGGCTTTCGACCGGCACCTCGGGGCAGCGCGGGCTGTTTCTGGCCACCCCGCGCGAACGCAGGCTGTGGGCGGCGATCATGCTGGGACGGTTCTGGCCGAACCTTGCGCGACCGCAGCGCGTGGCCTTTTTCATGCGCGCCGACAATGCGCTTTATCGCAGCATCTCGAACCCTTTGGTGCGTTTTGGCTTTTTCGATCTTCTGTCGCCATTCGAGGCGCAGATCCCAAGGCTGGCGGCGCTGAATCCGACCGTGCTGATCGCACCGGCGCGCCAGCTTGGCCTGTTGGCGCAGATGCAGGCGGCGGGAGAGCTTGCCCTGACGCCCTCGCGCGTGATCTCGGTTGCCGAGACGCTGTCACCCGAGGACGCGCAGGCGATCCGCAGCGCCTTTGACCGCCCCGTCGATCAGGTCTATCAGGCGACCGAGGGGGTGCTGGCCATGACCTGTCGCGCCGGCAACCTGCATCTGAACGAACGCTGGCTGCGCATCGACCGCGAGGTGATCGATGCGGAGACTGGCGCGTTCTGCCCGATCATCCACGATTTCACCCGCGAAAGCCTGCCGATCCTGAATTATCGGCTGAACGACGTGCTGGTTCCTGATCCCCGGCCTTGCCCCTGCGGCTGCGCCAGCACCCGTATCGCCCGGATCGAGGGGCGCGAGGATGACATGCTGTGGTGGCGCTCGGGTCGCAGCCGGCGCATGGTCAGCGCCGAGGCGATCCGCACCACCATCGCCTGCCTGCCCCAGTCCCTGCGCGATTATCGCGTGATCCAGCAAGGGGAAGAGCTGCATCTGTGGCTGGAAGGCGCAGGCGTCGGTGCGGATGGCGCGCTTTCGACGGCTTTCGAGGATCTGGCAAAGCGTCTGGACTGCGCCTTGCCGCGACTGGTTTTCCACAACGGCCTGCCCGACGAGCGGGACGAGAAAAAACGACGCCGCATCAAGGTTCTTCCCGGAGCGGCATCGCTAGGCCCGCCCGATCAGGAAACCCCATTGTCTGACCTTCGTAGTGGCAAGACCATTCCAGTCGTTTCGCGTTCGGCCGCATCATCGGCGAGCCCCGGATAG
- a CDS encoding M20/M25/M40 family metallo-hydrolase, with amino-acid sequence MSDLEKVLAHIDTDLENALDRLFQTVRMKSISTDPAYAAETRRCAEWHAQDLAAIGFASEVRDTPGHPIVLAKDHDAPGMKVLFYGHYDVQPTDPLELWDDDPFEPKIVTLPDGSKEIRGRGSSDDKGQLMTFVEACRAWKAVTGKLPVPITILLEGEEESGGPSLPGFLEAAKDELQADVAMICDTNMWDKQTPAITTSLRGLCAEEIHIHASDRDLHSGFYGSAAANPNHILARVLADLRDADGRITLPGFYDGVPDLPQSLRDSWAQLGFSESEFLGEVGLSVPAGEKGRSVLEQTWSRPTCEVNGMTGGYTGDGFKTVIPAVASAKISFRLVFDQDPHKIRAAFREFVRARIPADCRVEFTEFGSGRAVAFDVSVPVFQKTQQALSDEWGKEAAFVGGGGSIPVTTMIKEMLGVDVVMAGFGLTDDRIHSPNEKYSLTSFHKGIRSWARVLAAL; translated from the coding sequence ATGTCAGATCTCGAGAAAGTCTTGGCCCATATCGACACCGATTTGGAAAACGCGCTCGACCGCCTGTTCCAGACCGTGCGGATGAAGTCGATCTCGACCGATCCCGCCTATGCCGCCGAAACGCGCCGCTGCGCCGAATGGCATGCGCAGGACCTGGCTGCAATCGGCTTCGCGTCCGAGGTTCGCGACACCCCCGGCCATCCCATCGTCCTGGCCAAGGACCACGACGCGCCCGGTATGAAGGTGCTGTTTTACGGTCATTATGACGTGCAGCCCACCGACCCGCTGGAATTGTGGGACGACGATCCCTTTGAACCCAAAATCGTCACCCTGCCCGACGGCAGCAAGGAAATTCGTGGCCGCGGCTCCTCGGATGACAAGGGCCAGTTGATGACCTTTGTCGAGGCCTGCCGCGCCTGGAAGGCCGTCACCGGCAAACTGCCGGTGCCGATCACAATCCTGCTGGAGGGCGAAGAGGAATCGGGTGGTCCCAGCCTGCCCGGCTTTCTCGAAGCAGCCAAGGATGAGCTGCAAGCCGATGTCGCCATGATCTGCGACACCAACATGTGGGACAAACAGACACCCGCAATCACCACCAGCCTGCGTGGCCTTTGTGCCGAGGAAATTCACATCCACGCCAGTGACCGCGACCTGCATTCAGGCTTTTACGGCTCGGCTGCGGCCAACCCGAACCACATCCTTGCCCGCGTCCTCGCAGATTTGCGCGATGCCGACGGCCGCATCACCCTTCCGGGCTTTTATGACGGCGTGCCTGACCTGCCGCAATCGTTGCGCGACAGCTGGGCTCAGCTCGGCTTTTCAGAATCCGAGTTCCTTGGCGAGGTCGGCCTGTCGGTCCCCGCTGGTGAAAAGGGCCGCTCGGTGCTGGAACAGACCTGGTCGCGTCCGACCTGCGAGGTGAACGGCATGACCGGCGGCTATACCGGTGACGGGTTCAAGACCGTAATCCCGGCGGTCGCCTCGGCCAAGATCAGTTTCCGTCTGGTCTTTGATCAGGATCCGCACAAGATCCGCGCCGCATTCCGCGAATTCGTCAGGGCCCGCATTCCCGCCGATTGCCGGGTCGAATTCACCGAATTCGGCTCGGGCCGCGCCGTCGCCTTCGATGTCTCGGTCCCGGTTTTCCAGAAAACGCAGCAGGCGCTCAGCGACGAATGGGGCAAGGAGGCAGCCTTTGTAGGCGGCGGCGGCTCGATCCCCGTAACCACCATGATCAAGGAAATGCTGGGGGTGGATGTCGTGATGGCTGGCTTTGGCCTTACCGACGACCGCATCCACAGCCCGAACGAGAAATACAGCCTGACCAGCTTTCACAAGGGCATCCGGTCATGGGCGCGGGTGCTGGCGGCGCTGTAA
- a CDS encoding SLC13 family permease — MTDIWIVFAIVAAIVVLFIWDRLPVIVVCVGAALALWASGILTVQEALAGFGDPAVIFIAALFVVSAGLELSGVTAWAGQLLIRHAGTSRTRLIVMMMAFVGVLSALISVNGAVAALLPVVVVIAIRLGRAPSQLLMPLVFGAHAGSQLMLTGSPVNVLVAEASKEAGGGGFGYFEFGLVGVPLVIGSVAIAVLFGQKLLPKRMTRSLPPDLSRHACTLFEQYYLSSDVHQLRVRAGSRVIGQPRAAIDLDGLPDLVLITVKNAKGQPARNDAVGEGDILVIRGPADQAAELVGRLDLAVREDTLIGDLSDTLFNGESGLAEVLIPPRSPLIGARFFPGMVTESGDLIVLAIQRQGEDLRRSVTLAAGDTLLLQGTWGALDTRLEQHEVLVVNTPDVVRRQAVPMGAGSKTVLMALALMVLLLATGLVPPAVAGLLAAGIIVTAGVLSVEQVYRSVGWTTVILVAALMPLSTAMEVTGAAKLLADGLVHVVGDMGPYSLLAGLFILSAILGQVISNTATSLIIIPISVVAAKQMGISIQPVLMCVCIACAGAFLTPVATATNLMVMEPGAYKFGDYWKLGLPMLIWFFIIAVFLVPLIWPF; from the coding sequence TTGACAGATATCTGGATCGTTTTTGCGATTGTTGCGGCAATCGTCGTGCTTTTCATCTGGGACAGGCTTCCGGTTATCGTTGTCTGCGTCGGCGCGGCGCTTGCACTTTGGGCCAGCGGCATTCTGACGGTACAAGAGGCACTGGCGGGATTCGGCGATCCGGCTGTCATTTTCATCGCCGCGCTTTTCGTGGTCAGTGCCGGGCTTGAACTGTCGGGCGTCACCGCTTGGGCAGGTCAGCTTCTGATCCGCCATGCCGGCACCAGCCGGACACGATTGATCGTGATGATGATGGCATTCGTGGGCGTCCTGTCGGCGCTGATCAGCGTCAATGGCGCTGTGGCCGCGCTGCTTCCGGTGGTTGTGGTGATAGCGATCCGTCTGGGGCGCGCGCCGTCGCAACTGCTGATGCCGTTGGTCTTTGGTGCACATGCCGGCTCGCAGTTGATGCTGACGGGCAGCCCGGTAAACGTGCTGGTTGCGGAAGCCTCCAAGGAGGCTGGCGGCGGCGGCTTCGGCTATTTCGAATTTGGGCTGGTCGGCGTACCGCTGGTGATCGGCAGTGTAGCCATTGCCGTGCTGTTCGGCCAAAAGCTTCTGCCCAAGCGCATGACACGATCCCTGCCCCCCGACCTAAGCCGCCATGCCTGCACCCTGTTCGAGCAATATTACCTGTCCAGCGATGTGCACCAACTGCGAGTGCGTGCCGGCTCTCGGGTTATCGGGCAGCCGCGCGCGGCGATCGACCTGGACGGGCTACCCGATCTTGTTCTTATCACGGTGAAGAACGCAAAGGGCCAGCCGGCCCGCAACGACGCTGTGGGGGAAGGCGACATTCTGGTTATTCGCGGCCCCGCCGATCAGGCTGCCGAATTGGTCGGGCGACTGGATCTTGCCGTTCGCGAAGATACTCTGATCGGCGATCTCTCCGATACGCTGTTCAACGGCGAGTCGGGCCTTGCCGAGGTGCTGATCCCGCCGCGCTCGCCGCTGATCGGGGCACGGTTTTTTCCGGGCATGGTCACCGAAAGCGGCGATCTGATCGTGCTGGCGATTCAGCGTCAGGGCGAGGATCTGCGCCGCAGCGTGACGCTGGCGGCGGGGGATACGCTGCTGTTGCAAGGCACCTGGGGGGCGCTGGACACGAGGCTTGAGCAGCACGAGGTTCTGGTCGTCAATACCCCCGATGTGGTGCGCCGTCAGGCGGTGCCGATGGGGGCGGGGTCGAAAACCGTGCTGATGGCCCTTGCGCTGATGGTCTTGCTGCTGGCGACCGGGCTGGTGCCGCCGGCCGTTGCCGGCCTGCTGGCAGCGGGGATCATCGTGACGGCGGGCGTGCTGAGCGTCGAGCAGGTCTATCGCTCGGTCGGCTGGACGACGGTCATTCTGGTCGCGGCGCTCATGCCGCTGTCGACGGCGATGGAGGTGACGGGAGCGGCAAAGCTTCTGGCCGACGGGCTTGTTCATGTCGTGGGCGATATGGGACCGTATTCCCTGCTGGCCGGCCTGTTCATCCTGTCGGCGATATTGGGGCAGGTCATCTCCAATACGGCAACGTCGCTGATCATCATCCCAATCTCGGTGGTGGCGGCAAAGCAGATGGGGATCTCGATCCAGCCGGTGCTGATGTGCGTCTGCATCGCTTGTGCCGGAGCCTTCCTGACCCCCGTGGCAACCGCCACCAACCTGATGGTGATGGAACCGGGCGCCTACAAGTTCGGTGACTACTGGAAACTCGGCTTACCGATGCTGATCTGGTTCTTCATCATCGCGGTATTCCTCGTGCCGCTGATCTGGCCATTCTGA
- a CDS encoding AbgT family transporter encodes MLIGTVIVLSVIFGALGTSVIYEGYDETVGDIVTQTSAVRSLLSPDGIRFMVTSPVANFLGFTGVGVILVAMIGVGLAEESGLIATLVRKLVAAAPRSIFTFMIVMVGVLSSIAADAGYLVLVPLAAAAFHSMGRHPLAGLAAGFSGVAAVFLVNVFITPVDALLVEVTNDSIRTVNPNAEITVVGNLFFMIASSIVMGIICTVLTERFIEPRLGPYDGGLPVEASTGLTEAEQRGLKYAGRALLVFVVVLGALTAPPAPWGILRNQETGGIMAGSPFMSGLIVLISLLFLIIGYAYGRGAGTIANMTAGIGLVVKTWSNLAGMIFLLFVIANFIAFFNFTNLATVLAVNLANFLQTLPISGITYIVLFVLVVAIIDIILTGALAKWAILAPVFVPLFMRLGGDPDYVLAAYRVGDSPMNVITPLNVYLAVMVGFAQKYQKDAGIGTVVALMLPYTVTLLVVWTLLLVVWYALGLPLGPA; translated from the coding sequence ATGCTCATCGGAACCGTGATCGTTCTTTCGGTGATCTTCGGGGCGCTTGGCACATCGGTCATTTACGAAGGCTATGATGAGACCGTCGGGGATATCGTGACCCAGACCAGCGCCGTGCGCAGTCTGCTGTCTCCTGATGGCATTCGCTTCATGGTGACCTCTCCGGTTGCGAATTTCCTGGGCTTCACCGGAGTGGGAGTGATCCTTGTCGCGATGATCGGGGTTGGGCTGGCCGAGGAATCGGGGCTGATCGCCACTCTGGTGCGCAAGCTGGTGGCGGCGGCGCCGCGTTCGATCTTTACCTTCATGATCGTCATGGTGGGCGTGTTGTCCTCGATCGCGGCCGATGCCGGTTATCTGGTGTTGGTGCCGTTGGCGGCTGCGGCCTTTCACAGCATGGGGCGGCATCCATTGGCCGGTCTGGCGGCCGGCTTCTCGGGGGTGGCGGCGGTGTTTCTGGTCAACGTCTTCATCACCCCGGTCGACGCCCTTCTGGTCGAGGTGACGAACGACTCGATCCGGACGGTCAATCCGAATGCCGAAATCACGGTGGTGGGCAATCTGTTCTTCATGATCGCCTCGTCGATCGTGATGGGCATCATCTGCACCGTGCTGACAGAACGCTTCATTGAGCCGCGCCTTGGACCCTATGACGGCGGCCTGCCGGTCGAGGCCTCCACCGGCCTTACCGAAGCCGAACAGCGCGGGCTGAAGTATGCCGGGCGGGCGCTGCTGGTCTTTGTCGTCGTACTTGGCGCATTGACGGCGCCGCCTGCGCCTTGGGGCATCCTGCGCAATCAGGAAACCGGCGGGATCATGGCCGGCTCGCCCTTTATGAGCGGCCTGATCGTGCTGATCAGCCTGCTGTTCCTGATCATCGGCTATGCCTACGGGCGTGGCGCCGGGACCATCGCCAATATGACGGCGGGGATCGGGCTGGTGGTCAAGACCTGGAGCAATCTGGCCGGAATGATTTTCCTGCTGTTCGTGATTGCGAACTTTATCGCCTTCTTCAACTTCACCAACCTTGCTACGGTTCTTGCGGTCAATCTGGCGAACTTCCTGCAAACATTGCCGATTTCCGGAATCACCTACATCGTCCTGTTCGTCCTTGTGGTGGCAATCATCGACATCATCCTGACCGGGGCGTTGGCGAAATGGGCGATATTGGCCCCGGTCTTTGTCCCGTTGTTCATGCGACTGGGCGGCGATCCGGATTATGTTCTGGCCGCCTATCGCGTGGGGGATAGCCCGATGAACGTGATCACGCCGCTGAACGTCTATCTGGCCGTCATGGTCGGATTTGCCCAGAAATACCAGAAGGACGCGGGGATCGGCACGGTTGTCGCCCTTATGCTTCCCTATACGGTGACATTGTTGGTCGTGTGGACGCTGTTGCTAGTCGTTTGGTATGCGCTTGGCCTGCCGCTGGGGCCGGCCTGA
- a CDS encoding DUF411 domain-containing protein gives MTVTKDPSCGCCSDWIAHIEAAGFPVRVVNSADVDSLKQRLGVPDELTSCHTAEVGGYVVEGHVPAAAIRRLLAERPDATGLAVPGMPAGSPGMDFPGSDPEPYEAFLFGPTIRTFGRFLGSREI, from the coding sequence ATGACCGTCACCAAGGATCCGTCCTGCGGCTGCTGCAGCGACTGGATTGCGCATATCGAGGCTGCGGGGTTCCCGGTCAGGGTCGTGAACTCGGCTGATGTCGACAGTCTCAAGCAGCGGCTCGGCGTGCCGGACGAACTGACATCGTGCCACACCGCCGAGGTGGGCGGCTATGTGGTAGAGGGTCATGTGCCAGCCGCTGCGATCCGCCGCCTTCTGGCAGAGCGGCCTGACGCAACAGGGCTGGCTGTTCCCGGAATGCCTGCCGGCTCGCCCGGCATGGATTTTCCGGGCAGCGACCCCGAGCCTTACGAAGCTTTCCTGTTCGGCCCAACCATCCGAACCTTCGGGCGCTTTCTTGGCTCACGGGAAATCTGA